The genomic DNA TTTCACGCAGGATGAAATCCTTGAGCAGCGCCGGGCCGCGCAACCCGGCCTTGAGCGAATGCTGGTTGTCGCTCACGGCCACGCCCTGGTTCGTCGTCAGCGCCTGGCCCTGCCCATCGGCCCGCACCCGGCCAAGCTGCCCATCGACCGCATTCACGCCCGCCTCGGCCGGCTCGCCGGTCTTGGCGTTGCGTTCGCGTTCGGACAGGGAACTGGCCCCCACCGAGTCATCCGGCGGCGCAACCTGGGCGCCCCGGTAAGGACAGCGCGCGCCCGCCTCGCCGTACTCGTCCGCCTTGTTGGCATGCTGCGGCTGCGCCTGCGCCGTCGCCGCGACGGCGGCCGCGCGTTTCATGGCGGGAGAGCCGGTATCCGGGGCGGGCGGCGCGGCGGGTCCGCTGTCCGTATTGTTGAACGCGGTGTCGACGGCGCCCTGCGTCCGGGCCTTGCTGGATTTCCTGCCTGGCATGGCAATCTCCTTGGGTGTATCGGCTGGCCGACGCCAGCCCGAGGGCAATCGGCCTGGACCAGCAAGCGCCGTACCCGCGGCGGCCACAGGGTGTTTTTTGCGCGCGCATGCGTCGAATATCCAGAATTTCCGTGGTGGCGGGCGCCATCGCAATGGCAGCGGGCCTGGCCTCGCGCAGGACGGTGGAACTGCGCTCGCGCACGGAACGGGCAGAGTGGACGATGCCAGCGTTGGAAGGTCAAGGGTCAGTACAGGATCGATGCCGAAGGCATCGCGCAGCGGCACGAAGGTCGGCATGAAGATGACGACGATCCTGGTCCATTTCAGTGGCCAGGCCGTAGGGAAGGCCGGAAGCCGAGCTATTTTGTCAGCGACGACATGCCCGTTGAACCGGAGTCTCGGGTCTCGTGAAAGAGGGCTCGCCGAGCCGCATGGATCACCTTGACACCGAGCTCCGGCTTATTCTCAAAAGCCCGGAGCAGTTCATTATCGGGCGCCTGATCATGCCCGCTCCTGAGCACGAACTCGACAGGCCGATCGCCGCTATTCTGCAAACGCACAAAGAGACCGTCCTCCGATACGAAAGACACCCACTCCGACGCCTCGCTGTGAAATTGGACTAACACGACGAACCGATCGGAATAGTGCGTCACGGTCGTTCTTTCTTCCCGCTTCGAAGCGTTAACGAAGCCCTCGATCGCTGCAATGAACCGATCGCGAAAGGGGCGCTTGCTCTGGACCAGATAAGCTTGTAGATGATGCTCAGTATTACGCAGGATCCGATCGAAATCGTCATAGTGAGCCACAAACGGACCTGGTTCGCGGGCAGCCACTGCCTCGCCTCCCGATGTCTTCGAGGAAGCCCGGGACTCTACTTCATCCATATATTGGTCGAACTCTAGCGACCCTATCGGCGGCACGGTCTGCTGCGACATCGCTTCCAGATTCATGATCTCGGAGCCAGCGGCCGACGTGGCTGAGGCAGGCGTTCGGATGCCTCCTCGCACATTCTCGTGCTCCTGGTGCGATCCAAGAGCGGTTTCAATACGGACAACCGCATCAATCAATTGCTCTTCAGACTCGGAGCGTCCCAGCAAACGTTCCACCACGGCCTCCGCATCCATCCGGCCGCTTTCCGAGGTCAAATCGAAGCTCCGTCCCTCAATTTCTTGGAGGGCGGAAGCCAGAACATGTGGGTCGACACGGGCGACAAAATTGGTCATGTGGAACGAGAACACCATGGACGGCGGCTGAACTACCGTTGTCCTCCGAATGTACCGCAGAACGCCGCAGCCTGGACATCGTCAAAAAGGAAGTACTCATCGGTGCTATGCAAAAACCGTAACGGAGTAACCGCACCCGCCCCACTAGGGAGTTGTTGCATACCAAGGCTGCGGTAGAACTGCTGAAGCCGGGTGCCGCCAGCTGGTGAGGCATGCAAAATGAGAGAACCTTTGTACCCCCCGTCCAACGCCAGCTGAATGGAACAGTCTATCAAAACCCGGGCAACATCCTGAAGCACGGGCATGCCCAGTACCCCTGTATATAACTCTTTGGGCGCATCCGCCAAATACCACGTGAACGCGCGTCCTTCCGTAACGCCAAACGCCGTCGTTTCAAGGTTGGGGACGGCCGCCAGCATCCCGATGGGAACGGCCTTGTGCATAGGACCATCCACGACCACGCAAAGCGAACGGACATAACCCCAGCGCGCAACGGAACCAAGCAAGTTATACAGGCCTGCCCGTGCTCTCAGGCGCGGCCAGTTCCATGCCCAGTCCGCTCGAACTCTGCCGCTGGCCGTAGACGTGCTCGATACATAGTTATTCTGTATGACCGGCTGAACAAGCCCGTGCCAACGCCGCGCCTCGGCTGGCCGCATTTCGACAATGCTAACTGAATGGATAGACTGCCCCATGGCGCCCGCCGACTTGCCCACGAGCGCGCGGATTGGATTGCGCAACAATGCCATTAAACGTGAGCGCCCCGGTGAAATTGACGATCAAGACTCGGCGTCCTTCTTGCGCCCACGGATGAGCTGCTTTCAGATGCTCGCACGAAATAGTCATGGATTCTAAGCGAATCAGCGTAGCCCGATCCATCCACTTGGTCCCAAAATCCACGTCGACCCTCCTACCGGACATCTTCCTGCGGCAGGGTCTCGCCAGCGAACAATCCCATGGTATTTGCCATGCCACTTCCTTGGGAAAGGAAAGCATGGCTTCACTCGCCTCACCAAATTTTTCTGCCGACGCTCCTTGCCGGAAGACGCTTATTATTTCTCCTGGAAATAGCTCCGCCCCATCACCGATACAGCACCGTCGGTAGCCACATGCCGATGCCCGGAAACATGTACAGCAGGAAGATCGCGACCACCTGGATGCCCATGAACGGCATCATGCCCAGGAATATCTGGTTCAGCGTCACGTGCGGCGGCGACACGCCCTTCAGGTAGAAGGCGGACATGGCCACCGGCGGCGACAGGAAGGCCGTCTGCAGGTTCAGCGCCACCAGCAGGCCGAAGAACAGCGGATCGATGCCGAAGGCGTTGAGCAGCGGCACGAAGATCGGCATGAAGATGACGATGATCTCGGTCCACTCCAGCGGCCAGCCCAGCAGGAAGATGATGACCTGGGCCAGCAGCAGGAACTGGATCGGCGTCAGCCCCAGCGACAGCACCCATTCCTCGATGATGCGTTGACCGCCCAGCAGCGCGAACGCGGCCGAAAAGATCGACGAGCCGACGAACAGCCAGCACACCATCGCGCTGGTCTTGGCGGTCAGGAACACCGACTCCTTCAGCACCGGCAGGTTCAGGCGCCGATAGGCCAGGGCCAGCAGCGCGCCGCCCATCGCGCCCATGGCCGCGGCCTCGCTGGGCGTGGCCAGGCCGAAGGCGATCGAACCGAGCACCGCGGCGATCATCACCGCCAGCGGAAAGAACGATCCCAGCAGCATCTTGAAGATCTCCAGCCGCGCCCAGGTCAGCAGCCCGTAGAACAGGGCCAGCGCGGCCACGCAGACGCCAAGGAAGATCCAGAAGCCGCGCGGGGCGGGCTTCTCGCCGCCCGTCGGGGACGTCGACGCGGTATCGGCGGGCGCGCCGTTCCCACTCGCGGCGCCCGCCCCCGCCCGCTGCGGCGCGCCCGGCGCCGTGGCGGCCTGGCCGCCGCCATCCGTTCCGGGCGGTTCGGCCAACCCGCTGGCGGCAGGCTCTGTCACGCCGCTGGCGGGAGGCTCCGCCAATCCGCCTGCCGGCGGCTCGGCCAGCCCATCGGTGGGCGGCTCCGCCAGCCCGCCAAGCGGCGGCTCGCTCAACCCCGACTGGAATTCATCCGAGCCCAGCCGCAGCTCGGCGGGTATGTCGTACACGACCTCGGGCTGCGTCACCGCGTAGTGGACCGCGCCCACCAGCAATCCGGCGGCGGCCAGCGGCGCCAGCGCC from Achromobacter xylosoxidans includes the following:
- a CDS encoding TRAP transporter large permease subunit, which gives rise to MKINKALWFGLSCIGLVLLMIAFLTPWDNLGTGHIGLLMLALIVVAIMLGFPTAFTLMGMGVLFTFLAYYMQSHDPARSMGQTLDLMVQRTYATMTNDSLISIPLFVFMGYLVERANLIEKLFRSMHLALARVPGALAVATLATCAIFATATGIVGAVVTLMGLLAMPAMLKAGYSVRLTAGAITAGGCLGILLPPSVMLIVYGATTGVSVVQLYAGALFPGIMLAALYMVYVIIVAKLRPDMAPPLAEAERGVALPAASATLARQGYTRALSGMLAALFKGRRNRDVPLSYLARNMTLALAPLAAAGLLVGAVHYAVTQPEVVYDIPAELRLGSDEFQSGLSEPPLGGLAEPPTDGLAEPPAGGLAEPPASGVTEPAASGLAEPPGTDGGGQAATAPGAPQRAGAGAASGNGAPADTASTSPTGGEKPAPRGFWIFLGVCVAALALFYGLLTWARLEIFKMLLGSFFPLAVMIAAVLGSIAFGLATPSEAAAMGAMGGALLALAYRRLNLPVLKESVFLTAKTSAMVCWLFVGSSIFSAAFALLGGQRIIEEWVLSLGLTPIQFLLLAQVIIFLLGWPLEWTEIIVIFMPIFVPLLNAFGIDPLFFGLLVALNLQTAFLSPPVAMSAFYLKGVSPPHVTLNQIFLGMMPFMGIQVVAIFLLYMFPGIGMWLPTVLYR